Proteins from a single region of Sylvia atricapilla isolate bSylAtr1 chromosome 9, bSylAtr1.pri, whole genome shotgun sequence:
- the BRDT gene encoding bromodomain testis-specific protein, with product MSVQSQHRSIIVNPPPPEYINNKSSGCQTNQLQYLQRVVMRAMWRHNFSWPFHQPVDAAALNLPDYYTIIKKPMDLGTIKKRLEHNYYTRAAECIEDFKTMFWNCYMYNKPGDDIVFMAEELEKVFMQKIAHMPPEERLVSLNKGRRKGKKTEETWESKPGTSNEQSTNEKQAESSEQPPVMTQERQQVTLAPLSAAQLTALMPAAVSITKARKGVKRKADTTTPTTSIVTASSESFAMFSERKAVKAYRGENECMVTNKLLKKSFSDSQQPLGIIKKIQLSEQLKHCNAILKEMLSKKHAAYSWPFIKPVDVASSSTGVNQATAKCPTDLGTIKKKMDNFEYNNIQEFATDVRLMFMSCYKHNSSDHEIVAMARKLQDVFEMHFAKIPDEPVASDHLPQPVREMTEAYSSESSNDNSSEEKSSEDSEEERKGHLKKLQEQLEALHQQLWVLTKACLSRPEKKKGKAKSKKRKNKKKAEIKSLIQKKKNLKYMEKSKKKLSLNIQSKKTMQQAVLAHKSEDEDGAKPMNYDEKRQLSLDINKLPGDKLGKVVHIIQSREPALRNSNPDEIEIDFETLNASTLRELEKYVATCLRRKQRKQDKKPTKSREELDFERKQELEKRLLDVNGQLNPEKESFKIEKNAESSTGASRLSDSSSSSSDSDSSSSSDSSSSDSSDSESVTETCSKQTGARQNCPASVENSKRTSCNAVLQAQPSSLTSNLQNHGSSELQQSPPNVPQRLLCRSLNPSEQNAQTLSGKISSVLALHDAPDQQTPQSTSKTNQSSVTHTRNVLPEVSNTIFQVDSADWSKQTEQTRHLDKSSKLQIKTSMRTADLISISQEQSHCTPNDKSNDKNILEPMSELLPRKDTELKTVDSWVSLCKAMKLPAPIKASAESFNQFRDAVLKKSGQVQEPKRALVQAERELQNVPQEKKKYVTTSVGHEGTGLDAMAATNCELEKEIHKKLPEAQQHTLDQDRNLARKMEQERRRKEATAWIIDVNLQRDIMASFEEYLE from the exons GATTATTACACTATTATAAAAAAGCCTATGGATTTGGGCACCATAAAAAAGCGTCTGGAACACAATTACTACACAAGAGCTGCAGAATGTATTGAAGACTTTAAAACAATGTTCTGGAACTGCTACATGTATAACAAG CCAGGTGATGACATTGTGTTTATGGCCGAAGAACTAGAAAAAGTGTTTATGCAGAAAATAGCCCATATGCCACCAGAAGAAAGACTCGTGAGTCTCAataaaggaaggagaaaaggaaagaagacagAAG AAACATGGGAGTCCAAGCCTGGGACTTCAAATGAACAGAGCACAAATGAGAAACAAGCTGAAAGCAGTGAGCAGCCTCCAGTGATGACTCAAGAGCGACAGCAGGTTACACTGGCTCCTctgtctgcagctcagctgactGCTTTAATGCCAGCTGCAGTCTCTATAACAAAA gcaagAAAAGGTGTGAAAAGGAAGGCTGACACTACAACTCCTACTACTTCAATAGTCACAGCAAGTAGTGAATCTTTTGCAATGTTtagtgaaagaaaagctgttaaaGCATATAGAGGTGAAAATGAATGTATGGTAACAAATAAGCTTCTGAAGAAATCCTTTTCAGATTCTCAACAGCCACTTGGAATTATTAAAAAGATTCAGTTGTCAGAACAACTAAAACATTGTAATGCAATActtaaagaaatgctttcaaagAAACATGCAGCATATTCATGGCCTTTCATAAAACCTGTAGATGTGGCGTCTTCCTCCACTGGCGTGAACCAAGCCACTGCCAAATGTCCTACAGACCTAGGAACCATTAAA aagaAAATGGATAACTTTGAATATAATAATATACAAGAATTTGCTACAGATGTTAGATTAATGTTCATGAGCTGCTATAAACATAATTCTTCAGACCATGAAATAGTTGCTATGGCAAGAAAACTTCAG GATGTTTTTGAAATGCACTTTGCTAAAATTCCTGATGAACCTGTTGCAAGTGATCACCTGCCACAGCCTGTGAGAGAAATGACAGAAGCTTATTCCAGTGAAAGTAGTAATGATAactcttcagaagaaaaatcatctgAAGACTctgaagaggagagaaaaggacaCCTCAAAAAGCTTCAGGAGCAA CTTGAAGCTCTTCACCAGCAGTTGTGGGTTTTGACCAAAGCATGCTTATCTagaccagaaaagaaaaaagggaaggctaaaagcaagaaaagaaagaacaagaaaaaagctgaaataaaaagcttgattcaaaagaagaaaaatctgaaatacatgGAGAAATCTAAGAAAAAGCTGTCTTTAAACAT TCAATCAAAGAAAACCATGCAGCAAGCTGTGTTGGCACATAAGTCAGAAGATGAAGATGGTGCCAAACCTATGAATTATGATGAAAAACGACAGTTGAGTTTGGACATAAATAAACTCCCTGGAGATAAGCTTGGGAAAGTAGTCCATATAATACAGTCAAGAGAACCTGCACTGAGGAACTCTAACCCTGATGAGATAGAAATAGACTTTGAAACTTTAAATGCTTCAACACTCAGAGAACTAGAGAAATATGTAGCAACCTGTTTGAGgaggaaacaaagaaagcaGG ATAAAAAGCCAACAAAGTCAAGAGAAGAACTTGATTTTGAGAGGAAACAAGAGCTAGAGAAGAGACTACTGGATGTCAATGGTCAACTAAACCCAGAGAAGGAGAGCTTCAAGA ttgAAAAGAATGCTGAGTCAAGCACAGGGGCAAGCAGACTAAGTGACAGCAGTAGCAGCTCCTCAGATTCTGACAGCAGCTCTAGCAGTGATTCTAGCTCCTCAGATAGCAGTGACTCCGAATCAG TTACAGAAACCTGTTCGAAACAGACTGGAGCCAGGCAGAACTGTCCAGCTTCTGTGGAAAACTCTAAG AGGACCTCCTGCAATGCTGTTCTGCAAGCACAGCCCTCCTCTCTTACTAGCAACTTGCAAAATCATGGATCATCTGAACTGCAGCAATCACCTCCCAATGTACCGCAAAGGCTTCTGTGTAGATCACTTAATCCATCAGAACAAAATGCTCAGACTCTCTCAG GTAAAATCTCATCTGTACTTGCTCTGCATGATGCTCCAGACCAGCAAACTCCTCAGAGCACTTCAAAGACAAATCAGTCTTCTGTCACCCACACCAGAAATGTTCTTCCAGAG GTGTCCAACACCATTTTCCAAGTTGACAGTGCTGACTGGAGTAAACAAACTGAGCAAACAAGACATCTAGACAAATCAAGTAAACTTCAAATTAAGACCAGCATGAGAACTGCTGATTTAATATCCATAAGTCAAGAACAAA GTCACTGTACACCCAATGATAAATCTAATGATAAAAACATACTAGAGCCAATGTCTGAACTTCTTCCAAGAAAG GATACAGAACTGAAGACTGTAGATTCCTGGGTGAGCCTCTGTAAAGCGATGAAGCTTCCGGCTCCAATAAAAGCGTCTGCTGAGAGCTTCAATCAGTTCAGGGACGCAGTATTAAAGAAGAGTGGGCAAGTGCAGGAGCCAAAAAGGGCTCTTGTGCAAGCCGAGAGGGAGCTGCAAAATgttccacaagaaaaaaaaaagtatgtaacCACTTCTGT GGGCCATGAAGGCACAGGATTGGATGCCATGGCAGCAACAAACTGTGagcttgaaaaagaaatacataagaAACTGCCTGAAGCTCAACAACATACCCTTGATCAAGACCGTAACTTGGCTAGAAAAATGGAACAAGAACgcaggaggaaggaagca ACAGCTTGGATAATTGATGTGAATCTGCAGAGAGATATTATGGCATCTTTCGAAGAATACCTTGAATGA